Proteins found in one Bacillus subtilis subsp. subtilis str. 168 genomic segment:
- the ywfA gene encoding putative efflux transporter (Evidence 3: Putative function from multiple computational evidences; PubMedId: 15609023, 15849754, 16850406; Product type t: transporter) — MNSNQNNDIKTKHHFPLLLALALTMGVFAAGSEELVISPLLPDLAKAFSSDVSVLALSISIYGVMIFIGAPLLVPLGDKYSRELSLLAGLMIFIIGTVICALAQNIFFFFLGRALSGLAAGAFVPTAYAVVGDRVPYTYRGKVMGLIVSSWSLALIFGVPLGSFIGGVLHWRWTFWIFALMGVLVVLLILLEMRRHAQHKNSGKEEIEEPAGTFRDALKVPRVPVYITITFCNMIGFYGMYSFLGTYLQDVFTGGNTAAGLFIMIYGIGFSMSVITGKIADRIGKMRSLLIALGVISVLLACLPYAPASMFLLIASLFIWGLMQSLTVTLLSTILSDCSERHRGKVMVFYSLASNLAVTLGSALMGPVYVAYGYAAVGLICAAITVLGFVLSVFAYKKYGKLEQKADQSLSQ; from the coding sequence ATGAACAGCAATCAAAACAATGACATCAAAACAAAACATCATTTTCCGTTATTGTTGGCACTGGCTTTAACGATGGGGGTATTTGCAGCCGGATCTGAAGAGCTTGTGATCTCACCGCTGCTGCCGGATTTAGCAAAAGCCTTCAGCTCAGATGTCAGCGTCCTTGCGTTATCTATCAGTATTTACGGCGTTATGATTTTTATCGGTGCGCCGCTTTTGGTTCCATTAGGCGATAAATACTCCAGAGAACTGAGCTTATTGGCCGGGCTTATGATTTTTATCATAGGAACGGTGATATGCGCTTTAGCTCAAAATATTTTTTTCTTCTTTTTAGGCCGGGCGCTTTCGGGATTGGCTGCGGGAGCGTTTGTTCCGACCGCTTACGCAGTTGTCGGTGATCGTGTTCCTTATACATACCGGGGCAAGGTGATGGGACTGATCGTTTCAAGCTGGTCGCTGGCGCTGATTTTCGGAGTGCCGCTCGGATCATTTATCGGCGGCGTCCTGCATTGGAGATGGACGTTTTGGATTTTCGCCCTGATGGGTGTTTTAGTTGTTCTGCTGATTCTCCTTGAAATGCGCCGCCATGCCCAACATAAAAACAGCGGCAAGGAAGAAATAGAAGAGCCCGCAGGAACATTCCGGGATGCGCTGAAAGTCCCTCGTGTACCTGTTTATATCACAATAACCTTTTGTAATATGATTGGTTTTTACGGTATGTATTCCTTTTTAGGCACCTATCTTCAGGACGTTTTTACCGGAGGAAACACGGCTGCGGGCTTATTTATCATGATTTATGGAATCGGGTTTTCCATGAGTGTGATTACAGGAAAGATAGCCGACCGCATCGGAAAAATGCGCTCCCTTTTGATTGCGCTGGGGGTCATCAGCGTTCTGCTGGCGTGTTTACCATATGCGCCGGCGTCTATGTTTCTGTTAATCGCCAGCCTATTTATTTGGGGATTAATGCAAAGTTTGACGGTGACGCTGCTCAGCACCATTTTGAGTGACTGCTCAGAGCGTCATCGAGGAAAAGTCATGGTGTTTTACAGTCTCGCCTCGAATCTGGCCGTGACATTAGGTTCTGCTTTAATGGGACCCGTATATGTGGCATACGGCTATGCAGCTGTCGGATTGATTTGCGCCGCCATCACAGTCCTCGGATTTGTGCTCAGTGTATTCGCATATAAAAAGTACGGCAAACTTGAGCAGAAGGCCGATCAGTCCTTATCTCAATAA
- the rocC gene encoding basic aminoacid permease (Evidence 2b: Function from indirect experimental evidences (e.g. phenotypes); PubMedId: 7540694, 8113162, 15849754, 16850406; Product type t: transporter) yields the protein MQNHKNELQRSMKSRHLFMIALGGVIGTGLFLGSGFTISQAGPLGAIAAYIIGGFLMYLVMLCLGELAVAMPVAGSFQAYATKFLGQSTGFMIGWLYWFSWANTVGLELTSAGILMQRWLPSVPIWIWCLVFGIVIFLINALSVRSFAEMEFWFSSIKVAAIILFIVIGGAAVFGLIDFKGGQETPFLSNFMTDRGLFPNGVLAVMFTLVMVNFSFQGTELVGIAAGESESPEKTLPKSIRNVIWRTLFFFVLAMFVLVAILPYKTAGVIESPFVAVLDQIGIPFSADIMNFVILTAILSVANSGLYAASRMMWSLSSNQMGPSFLTRLTKKGVPMNALLITLGISGCSLLTSVMAAETVYLWCISISGMVTVVAWMSICASQFFFRRRFLAEGGNVNDLEFRTPLYPLVPILGFCLYGCVLISLIFIPDQRIGLYCGVPIIIFCYAYYHLSIKKRINHETIEKKQTEAQ from the coding sequence ATGCAGAATCATAAAAATGAATTGCAGCGCAGCATGAAAAGCAGGCATTTGTTTATGATTGCTTTGGGAGGGGTGATTGGCACTGGGCTGTTTCTAGGCTCTGGCTTTACCATTAGCCAGGCGGGACCGCTCGGCGCCATTGCCGCGTATATCATCGGCGGATTTTTAATGTATCTCGTCATGCTTTGTTTAGGAGAATTGGCTGTTGCCATGCCGGTGGCCGGATCGTTTCAGGCCTACGCCACTAAATTTCTGGGACAGTCGACAGGCTTTATGATTGGCTGGCTGTATTGGTTCAGCTGGGCCAATACAGTAGGGTTAGAGCTGACGTCAGCAGGCATTTTGATGCAAAGGTGGCTGCCCTCCGTTCCGATCTGGATATGGTGCCTCGTGTTCGGCATCGTCATCTTTTTGATTAATGCGCTCTCTGTCAGAAGCTTTGCGGAAATGGAATTTTGGTTTTCAAGCATCAAAGTGGCGGCGATCATATTATTTATTGTGATTGGCGGAGCCGCTGTGTTTGGCTTGATTGACTTTAAAGGCGGACAGGAGACACCCTTTTTGTCTAACTTTATGACTGATAGAGGGCTTTTCCCTAATGGGGTGCTGGCCGTTATGTTTACGCTGGTCATGGTAAACTTCTCGTTCCAGGGAACGGAGCTTGTCGGCATTGCGGCAGGGGAAAGTGAAAGCCCGGAAAAAACACTGCCAAAGTCCATTCGAAATGTTATTTGGCGCACGCTGTTTTTCTTTGTGCTCGCTATGTTCGTCTTGGTTGCCATCCTTCCGTACAAAACGGCGGGGGTGATTGAAAGCCCGTTTGTAGCAGTACTCGATCAAATCGGCATCCCATTTTCGGCAGATATCATGAACTTTGTCATCTTAACGGCCATTTTATCTGTTGCTAATTCGGGATTGTATGCGGCGTCGCGTATGATGTGGTCACTTTCATCAAATCAAATGGGTCCCTCCTTTCTCACCAGACTGACAAAAAAAGGCGTGCCGATGAATGCCCTGCTGATTACGCTAGGCATTTCAGGCTGTTCGCTGCTGACAAGTGTCATGGCTGCAGAAACAGTGTATTTATGGTGTATCTCAATCTCGGGCATGGTGACAGTTGTCGCGTGGATGTCCATTTGTGCGTCGCAATTTTTCTTTCGCAGGCGTTTCCTGGCAGAAGGCGGAAATGTGAATGATCTGGAGTTCAGAACGCCGCTTTATCCGCTAGTCCCGATTCTCGGATTTTGTTTATATGGCTGCGTGTTGATCAGCCTTATTTTCATTCCGGATCAAAGAATTGGCTTATACTGCGGTGTGCCGATCATTATTTTCTGTTATGCATACTATCATCTAAGCATCAAAAAGCGTATAAATCATGAAACGATTGAAAAAAAGCAGACAGAGGCGCAATAG
- the rocB gene encoding putative N-deacylase involved in arginine and ornithine utilization (Evidence 3: Putative function from multiple computational evidences; PubMedId: 8113162; Product type e: enzyme) has protein sequence MQYTKISHMNPAERVEALTASLVSLSSVNGTVGEGTKADFIKEVITSYPYFQENPSHVWEQAIPNDPYKRKNIFAFIKGHGESRNTVIYHAHLDTVGIEDFGPLKDIAFDCEKLAEYFSRYEFDQDVQRDAKSGEWMFGRGSVDMQSGIAVHLANLLHFSENLETLPGNVLFMANPDEESQHSGILASISELNRLKKEKQLHYLAAINTDFITPLYDGDQTRYIYTGAAGKLLPCFYIYGREVHVGDTLAGIDPNFISSEITSRLHNNIHLAEKVEGELVLPPSCLYQRDNKESYNVQTAVSTSLYFNCFIYERTAKEMMDLLIEVTEEACRETEQKLSDYYEEYVKRANLPKKHLSWGIQVYSLEQYLEKLRNRGIDPEQCIEQTFKANEHLELRMRCFQAIEELQKLDPDQGAKVILFYAPPYLPHNYLKEDSARDQLLQHVIKEAADKTAESTGETFVFKKFFPYLADGSFLSLHETDGEIDSFIRNFPGWNMIGTIPFKDIRKLNIPSINMGVYGKDGHKWTERVYKPYTFHVLPLLIQQTTVHLLQSYRMTITAKEPKGEG, from the coding sequence ATGCAGTATACAAAAATCAGTCACATGAATCCGGCTGAAAGAGTGGAGGCGCTGACAGCATCTCTGGTCAGCCTCAGCAGCGTGAACGGCACCGTTGGAGAAGGGACAAAAGCAGATTTCATCAAAGAAGTGATCACGAGCTATCCTTATTTTCAGGAAAACCCCAGTCATGTGTGGGAACAGGCCATTCCCAATGACCCATACAAACGCAAAAATATTTTTGCGTTTATTAAAGGACATGGAGAAAGCCGAAATACAGTCATTTACCATGCCCATCTGGATACAGTTGGAATTGAAGATTTCGGCCCTTTAAAGGATATCGCTTTTGATTGTGAGAAATTGGCCGAGTATTTCAGCCGCTATGAGTTCGATCAGGATGTTCAGCGGGATGCCAAATCAGGCGAGTGGATGTTCGGAAGAGGATCTGTCGATATGCAAAGCGGCATCGCCGTGCATTTAGCCAATCTCCTGCATTTTTCGGAGAACCTTGAGACGTTGCCGGGAAATGTATTGTTTATGGCCAATCCCGATGAGGAGAGCCAGCATTCGGGCATTCTCGCCAGCATTTCAGAGCTGAACCGGCTAAAAAAAGAAAAACAGCTTCACTATTTGGCTGCTATTAATACGGATTTTATTACCCCGCTTTACGATGGTGATCAGACAAGATATATCTATACCGGAGCCGCGGGAAAACTGTTGCCTTGCTTTTACATTTACGGGCGTGAAGTCCATGTTGGCGATACACTGGCAGGGATTGACCCAAATTTCATTTCATCTGAAATCACAAGCCGTCTCCACAATAACATCCATCTGGCAGAAAAGGTTGAAGGGGAGTTGGTTCTGCCCCCATCCTGTTTGTATCAGCGTGATAACAAGGAATCCTATAATGTGCAAACGGCTGTCAGCACCAGCTTGTATTTCAATTGTTTTATTTATGAAAGAACAGCAAAAGAAATGATGGATTTGCTTATTGAAGTCACTGAGGAAGCATGCCGGGAGACAGAACAAAAATTATCAGATTATTACGAAGAATATGTAAAAAGAGCCAACCTGCCAAAGAAACATTTATCATGGGGCATTCAAGTGTATAGCCTGGAGCAATACTTAGAAAAGCTGAGAAACCGGGGAATAGATCCCGAGCAGTGTATCGAGCAGACATTCAAAGCCAACGAGCACCTTGAACTTCGCATGAGATGCTTTCAGGCAATCGAAGAGCTTCAAAAGCTTGACCCCGATCAAGGCGCAAAAGTCATTCTATTTTACGCACCTCCTTACCTGCCGCATAACTATTTGAAAGAAGATAGCGCAAGAGATCAGCTTTTGCAGCATGTGATTAAAGAAGCGGCTGACAAAACCGCTGAATCGACAGGCGAAACATTTGTCTTCAAAAAGTTTTTCCCCTACTTGGCAGACGGCAGTTTTTTATCACTGCACGAAACCGATGGCGAAATTGATTCTTTTATCAGGAACTTCCCTGGGTGGAATATGATTGGGACCATTCCGTTCAAAGACATACGCAAGCTGAATATTCCATCCATTAATATGGGCGTGTACGGAAAAGACGGCCATAAATGGACAGAACGAGTCTATAAACCGTACACATTTCATGTATTGCCTCTCCTCATACAGCAAACCACCGTTCATCTTTTGCAAAGCTACCGGATGACCATCACGGCAAAAGAACCAAAGGGGGAAGGATGA